The following proteins come from a genomic window of Aquimarina sp. MAR_2010_214:
- a CDS encoding IS110 family transposase, which produces MKSIYLGIDISKKTLDICLVDQKSEAFFKIENKIKAIKKLFKEITTLDAEIFIAMENTGLYNYNLYEVLKDYSFNVYVIDPKHIKRSIGLVRGKNDKVDAKRIATFIERNYQDFDCWKPTSEAVQNIKILMSQRRHKVKTRQAIKQQNKELKTIKRTKIISSSMKINLKEIEQINKHIAAIEKLIKEEIANDSVLKKDIERIRTIPGIGSVTAWTLAVKTDGFVRLTNPRKLACFAGVVPFEQQSGTSLKTKPRVSKMADMQLKSVLQMAAMRAVRMDNDLKHFYLRKVEEGKNKMSVLNAVRNKLIHIAMALIKNKSFYENRLVLS; this is translated from the coding sequence ATGAAAAGTATTTATTTAGGAATTGACATTAGTAAAAAAACATTAGATATTTGTTTAGTTGATCAGAAATCAGAAGCATTCTTTAAGATTGAAAATAAAATCAAAGCGATTAAAAAACTCTTTAAGGAGATAACTACTTTAGATGCTGAGATCTTTATTGCAATGGAAAATACTGGTCTTTATAATTATAATTTATATGAAGTTTTGAAGGATTATTCATTTAATGTTTATGTGATCGATCCTAAGCACATTAAACGAAGCATCGGTTTAGTTCGTGGTAAGAATGATAAAGTTGATGCTAAGCGCATTGCTACTTTTATTGAAAGGAACTATCAAGATTTTGATTGCTGGAAGCCCACAAGTGAGGCTGTACAAAATATAAAAATACTGATGAGCCAACGTAGACATAAGGTAAAAACTAGACAGGCTATTAAACAACAAAATAAGGAGCTTAAAACAATTAAAAGGACTAAAATAATAAGTTCCTCAATGAAAATCAATTTAAAAGAAATTGAGCAGATTAATAAACATATAGCGGCTATAGAAAAATTGATTAAAGAGGAGATAGCTAATGATTCTGTTTTGAAAAAGGACATAGAACGTATCAGAACTATACCAGGAATAGGATCAGTTACAGCTTGGACTTTAGCTGTGAAAACTGATGGTTTTGTGCGATTGACTAATCCGAGAAAACTAGCTTGTTTTGCTGGCGTTGTTCCATTCGAACAACAAAGTGGAACAAGTCTAAAGACAAAACCAAGAGTATCAAAAATGGCGGATATGCAACTTAAATCCGTGCTCCAAATGGCAGCTATGAGAGCAGTAAGAATGGATAACGATCTTAAACACTTTTACTTGAGAAAAGTAGAAGAAGGTAAGAACAAAATGAGTGTACTCAATGCTGTTAGAAACAAACTAATACATATCGCAATGGCATTAATAAAAAACAAATCTTTTTATGAAAACCGTTTGGTATTGTCATAG